A genomic segment from Malaclemys terrapin pileata isolate rMalTer1 chromosome 1, rMalTer1.hap1, whole genome shotgun sequence encodes:
- the LOC128830271 gene encoding hemoglobin subunit beta-like: protein MVHWTAEEKQLITSLWGKVNAEECGGEALARLLIVYPWTQRFFSSFGNLSSPTAITGNPKVRAHGKKVLTSFGEAVKNLDNIKATYAKLSELHCNKLHVDPENFRLLGDILIIVLAAHFGREFTPACQAAWQKLAGVVAHALAHEYH from the exons ATGGTGCACTGGACAGCCGAAGAGAAGCAGCTCATTACCAGCCTGTGGGGCAAGGTCAATGCGGAGGAATGCGGCGGCGAAGCCCTGGCCAG GCTTCTGATCGTCTACCCCTGGACCCAGAGGTTCTTCTCTTCCTTCGGGAACCTCTCCAGCCCCACCGCCATTACGGGCAACCCCAAGGTCCGTGCCCACGGCAAGAAGGTGCTGACCTCCTTTGGGGAAGCCGTGAAGAACCTGGACAACATCAAGGCCACCTACGCCAAGCTGAGCGAGCTGCATTGCAACAAGCTGCACGTGGATCCCGAGAACTTCAGG CTCTTGGGTGACATCCTCATCATCGTCCTGGCCGCCCACTTCGGAAGGGAGTTCACCCCTGCCTGCCAGGCCGCCTGGCAGAAGCTGGCCGGCGTGGTGGCCCACGCGCTGGCCCACGAGTACCACTGA
- the LOC128833059 gene encoding olfactory receptor 51M1-like has product MSAADGANLSSTSVFFLTGIPGLEHGHHWFAASFSFMYAIAILGNCTILFVIKAERWLHQPMYYFLSMLAFTDLGLTLSTLPTVRRVLWFNAREISFSACLLQMICIHSFSFMESSVLLAMAFDRYVAICNPLRYTSILTSPRIAKIGLAIVCRCTLVLVPLICFLTVLPFCRSHVLSYSYCLHQDIIRLACSDTTFNNMYGLTLILLIVVLDPLLIILSYVMIIQMVLSITSKEERIKVLNTCVSHICAILIFYIPMVGLSIIRRFGENAAPIIHVLMANIYLFVPPVLNPVIYSMKTKQIREGIQRILCQKKT; this is encoded by the coding sequence ATGTCAGCAGCAGATGGTGCCAACCTCAGCAGCACCTCAGTGTTCTTCCTAACAGGCATACCGGGACTGGAGCATGGACACCACTGGTTTGCTGCCTCTTTCTCTTTCATGTACGCTATTGCAATTTTGGGAAACTGCACCATCCTGTTTGTTATAAAAGCGGAGCGATGGCTCCACcagcccatgtactatttcctttCTATGCTGGCCTTCACGGACCTGGGTCTGACTCTGTCCACGCTGCCAACGGTCCGCCGTGTGCTTTGGTTCAACGCCCGAGAAATCAGCTTCAGCGCCTGCCTCCTCCAGATGATCTGCATCCACTCATTTTCCTTCATGGAGTCCTCGGTGCTTCTGGCCATGGCCTTTGACCGCTACGTGGCCATTTGCAACCCTCTGAGATATACCTCCATCCTGACCAGCCCCAGGATTGCTAAAATAGGACTGGCCATTGTCTGTAGATGTACGTTGGTGCTGGTCCCATTAATCTGTTTTCTTACAGTTCTGCCATTCTGCAGGTCTCATGTGCTCTCCTATTCCTATTGCTTGCATCAGGATATAATACGGCTGGCATGCTCAGATACCACGTTCAATAATATGTATGGCTTAACTTTAATCCTGCTCATAGTGGTACTAGACCCTCTGCTGATTATCCTGTCTTATGTTATGATCATTCAGATGGTCTTAAGCATCACGTCCAAGGAAGAGCGCATTAAGGTCCTGAACACCTGCGTCTCCCACATCTGCGCCATCCTGATCTTCTACATCCCCATGGTTGGCTTGTCAATCATTCGCAGGTTTGGGGAAAATGCCGCCCCTATCATTCATGTTCTCATGGCCAACATCTATCTTTTCGTGCCCCCGGTGCTCAACCCTGTCATCTACAGCATGAAAACCAAACAGATTCGTGAAGGGATCCAAAGGATCTTATGTCAAAAAAAGACCTAA
- the LOC128830272 gene encoding hemoglobin subunit beta: MVHWTAEEKQLITSLWGKVNVEECGGEALARLLIVYPWTQRFFSTFGNLSNAEAILHNPQVRAHGKKVLTSFGEAVKNLDHIKQTFATLSKLHCEKLHVDPENFKLLGNVLIIVLASHFTKEFTPACQAAWQKLVSAVAHALALGYH; this comes from the exons ATGGTGCACTGGACAGCCGAAGAAAAGCAGCTCATTACCAGCCTGTGGGGCAAGGTCAATGTGGAGGAATGCGGCGGCGAAGCCCTGGCCAG GCTGCTGATCGTCTACCCCTGGACCCAGAGGTTCTTCTCTACCTTCGGGAACCTCTCCAATGCCGAAGCCATCCTCCACAACCCCCAAGTCCGTGCCCATGGCAAGAAGGTGCTGACCTCCTTTGGGGAAGCCGTGAAGAACCTGGACCACATCAAGCAAACCTTTGCCACTCTGAGCAAGCTGCACTGCGAGAAGTTGCATGTGGATCCTGAGAACTTCAAG CTCCTGGGCAATGTCCTCATCATTGTCCTGGCCTCTCACTTTACGAAGGAGTTCACTCCTGCCTGCCAGGCCGCCTGGCAAAAGCTGGTCAGCGCGGTGGCCCATGCTCTGGCCCTCGGATACCACTGA